acatggccgtctggaggtcctgGGGCCCCCTCAGCTCGACGTCCATGTGGATGTGGTTCGGGAAGGCCGCCGACGAAGAGCTCGGCCCACTAGAGGGCCGTCACACCCAgcgcgtggcacgccagggcctggaagcggtcggcgaaaTCCTGCACCGTGGATGTGAAGGGTAGGCGGCCCAACTCGGCCAGGCGGCTCCCGCGGATCGGCGGCCCAAaacgaaggaggcagagctcgcgaaAGCGCTCCCacgggggcatgccgccctcgtcctgctcgagggcgtagtaccatgtcTAGGCTGCACCGCGGAGGTGGTAGGATGCCAGCCAAGTGCGCTCCGACGCGAGCGTGCGTTGCCCAAGGAAaaactgctcgcactggttgagctAGTTGAGCGGGTCCTCCGTGCTGTCATACGTGGCGAAGTCGAGCTTGGCAAATCGTGGTGGCGTCTGGGTCGGCGCCCCATGGCCGACCGGCTCGGCAGTGCGGAGCAGGGATGATGACGGCGCTCGGCCCGCGGAGCCGGACGGGTCCCTGGACTACAGCGTGGGTACTGGTGGGTCCCCGGCCTCCGTGTAAACTGGCGGTGGCGACGTCCCGGTGAGCCAGGGCGGGATCGGGGACGGTGACGGCGGAAACCGGACATGCTGGATCGGGAGGCCTCCCGGTGTGGGCTGGCCCAGTCCAGAGCTGGGCGACAGCGGTGGTATCTGGACCGGCGCGGTCGTCGCAGGTGGCGTGGCGGGGGCCGGCGCGGGCCAGTGCGGCCACTGCGGCGCTGGGGCGGGCGCGGAGGGCGCAGGTGGCGCCGCGAGAGCTGGCGCGGGCCACTGCGGCCAGGACGGCGCTGAGGCGGACGGCGGCTGGTGGAACGAGGGCTGGGCCCCGGCGATCGCCGCGGGTACTGAGTACCAGGGCAGGGCAGGCGGTCCGGAGGAGACGGCCGGCGGCGGCCCGTATGTACCGGCCAGGAACAGCCGGATGCCCTGGACAGCGACGACCAAATCGTTGAGGACGCCGGTCATCGCCTCCGGAGGGTAGACGATCGGCGCGGTGGAGGATGATGGCGGCGGACCCGTGGAGGGTGGCGGCGATTGGCCGGTAGATGCGCCGGCGGTGGGACCCAGCGGCGATGAGGGGAGGACCAGCAGCGCTGTGGAGAGGCTCGGCGATGGCGCGGcgacggtggtggtggcggtgggcaGCGGCGGGATTGGTGGTGGTGAAGACATGGTCAAAACCAGGCTAGATGATACCAAGGTGATAGGAGCTAGGGTTCTCCCCGGTCTCGGTCGTAGCatgtaggggaaggagggaggagggcgtgGGCTGGAGCgtggcggccggcgacgaggcgcCGTCCTTGcgatggttgcggcggcggcgaaggcaagaggcggctagggtttagggtttccggctcctctgggagccgggcaatagaataGTCTTATTGCTTAAATCTGAAAATAGTCTTACAACTTGTTTTTATAACCATAACATGAAATAaaactaagataacttgtgggctaagctTGCCCGGTGGGCCTCCTACGGCCGTAGGTCCGGCCGGTCATAACAATAGACATATagcattatccagaacagagaaAAAACCAGGTTTTCCGCATTTCAGGCGATCTATGATAGATGCATAAGCAACTGATTGTTGCATAATTTCTGGTGCATCCATACTTTCTGCACTTTGAAGGATGTTGTCAGACACCATGAGCCAGTTCATCATGAATTGGGTTATTCTCATTTTGCCCACTGTTATAGGTAGATTGTAGAGGTAAACTGTGATCCAAAATATTGCACCCGTTTCTAGAAAATACAAGCCATCCATCAAgtatcaagtactccctccgtcccaaaataagtgtctcaagcttagtacaactttgtactaaagttagtataaagttgagacacttatttttggaaggagGGAGTATTAGTTTAATAGCAATATGAGAGTCTTAAATCTGCGAATAGACAAACTGCACAGAACACAACAAGCCACAGTTTGCTTAACTTGATGAGTGTACATTGCCTAACTAATGTACTGCTGATGTAACATGAAAACGTGAGTTCTGTTAAAGAGACAGAAAAAGGTTAATGCCTTACCCGATACATGTATCCAACAACGTCATCCAGCACTCCTAGCTCTcgagcaaaataataataattcaagtcATTTCCAGGGCCAGGGCTCACCTTAAGCACCGTCTTTCAAATGATGAACAAACATAAACAATAATTACTATTGAGAGGAATCACACAAAGTTAACTGAGTACTGAGGATAGTAATGGACACTCCTATGAAAGTTTTCATCCTTTACAGCCTAAGGGACACTATCCTGCAGTGGTTCTTCTTTTCCAGACTTGCGCCTACTGAGCAGAGACTTGAGGAACTTCTTGCTCTTCTTCAGAGTCTGATCGCTTTCCTTGGAATCGTCATTGTACCTATCAGCGTATGACCGCAGCGGTACCAATCTCTTGGGATCTGAAGTTGTCTGCATCTTCAGCAACATGAAATATCGTGTCAGCATTGTAAGGCATATCATTCCTGGTAGTCTTGTGTTCACAAGCCAGCTTGATTTACCTGGACCCTGACACTTGATGTCTTGAGCAAGGATGACTTCTTTGAGAGTGACCCAGACCTTGTGAGTGGAGTTGTCGAATACATTGGTGAATCCGATCTTTTATCTGTTAAACAGAAACAATATTGATCACGGAACAGTATTATATTTAATTAATTGATAAATTTTAGCAGATTAGGTAACTCTGTAATCATCATTTCACTGAATTTGAAGTGTCGCGCACTCATATACCACCGTCGGCTATTGAACTTATTGCTACTATACCTCTTTTGGTGGGTATTGCAGTATCAGAAAGTGGCACGAAGCGCGGATGCTGTGCTGGAGAGGATGAACGTGCACTCTGAGAAGGTGCACGGGCAATCGACCGGAGCTTGCTGCAAATGATAATTTTCAGTTTGGCAGCTCAACTGCAAAGTAAGAAACCCAAGCTGATTTGTAGTTTGCAAACTGAAACTGACCGGAATGAAGCTTGCTTGTCTTTGTTTTTTGTTTGagctgcagatgctgctgctgctgccaacACGTAGGCATTCCAGGTCAAAATCAAGTTCAAGATATCCAATAAATGTCCGCCATTTTTCATGGATTGCAGATCCTTACCACGGAAGGCCTGATGCATCTGTGTAGTCCTGCTCTTGGCCTTATTCATCTCGCTGAAGTTGGGCACGGCATTGGGAACTGAACCATCTCCTGCTGAAATCACTCAAGCATGGCATCAAGATGTCTCACCCGAGTTGACACTTATCCACTTTTCTTGCTTCTTGAATGTGCCGAGAAAACAGAGTCACAGGAAAGGCACAAAGGTATCTCATGGCCACTTACCTGGTAAGATGTACCTCTTGTGATACTTTGGAGCGGTGATCACCAATGATTGCTGCGTCAGGCCTTCTCTGTTCACGCATGCTTGGATCGTTTGAGCTCTCTGAAACCAACAGCCTCGTTAATTCGAAGACACATTGCAAGGAGATTTACTGCTGAATTTAGGAGGCACCGACTAAAACCTGCTGGATGCAGGAGGCCCGCAGATTGGCTTCGGCCACCTCGTCGAGCTTTTGATCAACAAGGCTGGAGACTTTGAAGGATATGGATCCTAGGTGATCTACAGTGTTGATGAGGGCCTTCACAGCGTACTCCTTGAGGTTACTCATCACCCTGTGTGCATATGCATATACGTGAAAAGAAAATGAGCGAACCAAGAATAAGTTGCAAATGTGTGGAATATTTGCTATCTTGTGGAGCATGCAGGAGGAAGCAATGGGTATATGACATACGCCTGCTTTCCGCCTTCCTGTGTGTAGGCTAGTTCGAAATACTCTGCTGCAGAATACAGCTGCGGTCGCAGAGCCTTGAGGTCCTGCAGAGTGAGAGAGATTGTTATTGATGTGAAAATGCCCAAGCAGAGTCCTGAGATTGTAGGGGAAGATCGATAAGCACGGGCGTAATTTGAAGGGTAAACCGACCTTGATGGTTTGAGAGAAGATGAATGCCTCCTCCATCTGCACCTCCTCCATGGTGCCGCCCCTTCTCCGGAAAGGCCCCGCTGCTTCCACCATTCAAACTAACCCTCTGTTTCTCTCCTCTCTCAGGTCTTCTTTGATCAGGAAGCTCGATGATATTATATGGCGATGTTGGTGCAGAAGAGGAGAAGCACTCATGGTGATGAACCCAGCCAGCTGGGAGGAAGAAGGCCGCATGGgttaaggaggaggaggaggaggaggaggcgtgtcATTAGCACGACAGGTATTTGACTGGTACTGGAAGCTTAGTTTATGGTGATGGCCTGGCAATGGCAGAAACAGCTATATATAATAATGCCATTCATGGCAACTTGGCAAGGCAAGGCAACAAACAGGAGACCCTTTTTTCTTTCTTATAGGCAATTAAGGCAACATGAGACCCCTTTTTTAGGTAATTAGGGTGACAACAACTCCTCTACTCACTCTGCTGGATGTTGACTGCATATGCAGCACATTGACAGCAGATGGTCCTGCGTACTTACCTAGTTATATTATCAACAAGTCTACATGTACCCATGAGGCTCTGATCCATTCCTCTACAGCAAGGAGCAGTCAACAATGGGTTGATAGGACAGGCACTGCAGTCTGCAGAGTGGAGTGAATTTGGCAGGGCTCGCCACTGATTTAATCACACCAGTGTCGAGgtggttaggccaactccaccgcgcgacccatTCTGTCCGGCCCCGTCTGTTTGGGGTAAAACGAACAAACAGGtcggcccagcgcgcgacggcccgcacccatctggtccgttttgtgcGTTTTGTGTCCAGGTcaacccatttcgagcgcaaacttgcgtcGGGTTTGGGTCGCCGCGGACACCGAACAGACGCGCCGCTCGTCCGCGTCTGGGCGCGTGAcggggcggccacctacctcccacccgccaacatcaatgcgcatgggcggccggccccacctgtcatcggccCAGTGGAAGGTCAccgtccttcttaaatggggaacccgtggaccggtcgtcgtccacactgccccactccatcccgcggcctcctcgaaacccgacagcgCGAAACCCTAGCCCTTCCCCGTCCTCGAGCTCGCCGGCCAGCCACCTCGAAGCCATGGGCTTCTGGAACCCgggccgcaaggggaagcacgaccgcgaggccggctcctcgTCGGGGCGCCGCACCGGCTCCGTGAAGAAGGAGCCCGCGTCACCACCACGCCGGGCCCCCGCGTCGCCGCGTTCTCCATTGCCCCCACgtccgccggcgagcgcgaccggcactaCATCCGCGCGGATGTGTGCcgccgttattgggagacgaggacgccgctcccctggagtgacgtccacctccccaacaactggcaCTTGTCCGCCGACCGTGTGCCGATCCCGCCGGTCCCGGCGAGCGGCCGTGCGCGCCGTGaagagatcgagcgccgccgccgcctcctccccgacgacctgtaCTACGACGACAGGTACGCCCTGGACTCACTCCTCTGGGATACCTGGCTCAGGGACGAGCACGACGTGCGGCGCGCCTCCTTCGCCGGCACGACGTctgggccgcggcggccacgtcggGAGCGCGCAGCGCCTGCTCCCCAGGAGCGCGGGCGTAGgcgggtgcgcggcctcacgcccacgtCGTCGCCTtcgccatctccatctccaccaccacctcctcacatgacagcggaggaggaggcccgtctcatggcgcgtgtcatggaggactccatgtacacgcacgatgagcgccaatggaagggcctcgaggagatgatggcccgctccgccgccggcgaggtagccatccccgagctggagatggtggccgcggaggaggcgatggaggaggagccggtggTCGCGTTCCACCCGGGCCTGGTGGGCCAGGGGTGGGCTGGTCATGCACTGCTCCGGAGATGGCCCACGCAGTTGGGCGTGAACTGGTGCGTCACTCtgccgcggtcaccggagcgggaggcgtcgccacgggaggaggtggtgcaggcacctcccgccgtccagcccgcccccgtctaccacgcaccgccggcccacctctggacgccgtcggcctacgtcgacctcgtcagcgacgacgacgacaccggcgaccactgaagacggcgatggcgacggcatCGACGGGCACGGGCAGGAGCGCGCGGGCAGCGgccatttttattttcttttttatgtttaattatggCACTAAGTTGGAcgtgaaactgggccgttttgtggccatgACCGTAAACTTAAGTTTTAAGTTTTTTAACGGTGTTTATTTACTTTTTTAAgtcattttatttaagtttttaTGTTTTTTAATCATGTCCAACACGGACAagatttggggtgcggccgcgcaCTGGGCGCACCCACGACCCATCGGACATACGCGGACATGGATGAAGCCATTGCCGTcccaaagggacaaaatccggccaaaccggatgtccgtttggggtcgtgcggtggagttggccttagccaGTCAGTCAAGATGCTTTTGGCTCACACTGTCCATGTAGGGCAACCAAAAGGTGCAACCAAAAGAGAGAAGGAAGGGTGGGGGTTGTTTGGGGTCAAGATGCTTTTGGCTCACACTGTCCATGTAGGGCAACCAAAAGGCGCAAGCAAAAGAGAGAAGGCAGGGTGGGGGTTGTTTGGGATGCTGGACCGGAGGCTTGTTACCCTTCTTTTCTTTCTGCTAGATGATATCCCGCACGGTGTTATGGAAATGTTTCGCAATATATTTCAATGAGACTTTGTTGTATGGAATATGAATATTTGAAATAATAATATGAGAACTAAAACTGAAAAGACATATGATTTATTGCGTTTGATATTGTACGGTTGTAAAAATATATTTCCTCATTTCTTAAATACAAATAACATAATAATAGAATGgaaattctcatgcatgtttgcatgttgagagaaataagtTAGTGCGAGCTACGTAGCTATTTGATATATACGATATGTTGTGCATGCATGTTCGTCATTTCTACCTCATGAGTCACCACACGACGCTGTTGGTCGCGTCATAATCAcaatgtcggggaaacgacacc
This DNA window, taken from Triticum aestivum cultivar Chinese Spring chromosome 1D, IWGSC CS RefSeq v2.1, whole genome shotgun sequence, encodes the following:
- the LOC123164437 gene encoding putative protein ABIL2 isoform X2; the encoded protein is MVEAAGPFRRRGGTMEEVQMEEAFIFSQTIKDLKALRPQLYSAAEYFELAYTQEGGKQAVMSNLKEYAVKALINTVDHLGSISFKVSSLVDQKLDEVAEANLRASCIQQRAQTIQACVNREGLTQQSLVITAPKYHKRYILPGDGSVPNAVPNFSEMNKAKSRTTQMHQAFRAAAASAAQTKNKDKQASFRKLRSIARAPSQSARSSSPAQHPRFVPLSDTAIPTKRDKRSDSPMYSTTPLTRSGSLSKKSSLLKTSSVRVQMQTTSDPKRLVPLRSYADRYNDDSKESDQTLKKSKKFLKSLLSRRKSGKEEPLQDSVP
- the LOC123164437 gene encoding putative protein ABIL2 isoform X3, whose amino-acid sequence is MVEAAGPFRRRGGTMEEVQMEEAFIFSQTIKDLKALRPQLYSAAEYFELAYTQEGGKQAVMSNLKEYAVKALINTVDHLGSISFKVSSLVDQKLDEVAEANLRASCIQQRAQTIQACVNREGLTQQSLVITAPKYHKRYILPAGDGSVPNAVPNFSEMNKAKSRTTQMHQAFRAAASAAQTKNKDKQASFRKLRSIARAPSQSARSSSPAQHPRFVPLSDTAIPTKRDKRSDSPMYSTTPLTRSGSLSKKSSLLKTSSVRVQMQTTSDPKRLVPLRSYADRYNDDSKESDQTLKKSKKFLKSLLSRRKSGKEEPLQDSVP
- the LOC123164437 gene encoding putative protein ABIL2 isoform X5; translation: MVEAAGPFRRRGGTMEEVQMEEAFIFSQTIKDLKALRPQLYSAAEYFELAYTQEGGKQAVMSNLKEYAVKALINTVDHLGSISFKVSSLVDQKLDEVAEANLRASCIQQRAQTIQACVNREGLTQQSLVITAPKYHKRYILPAGDGSVPNAVPNFSEMNKAKSRTTQMHQAFRAAAASAAQTKNKDKQASFRKLRSIARAPSQSARSSSPAQHPRFVPLSDTAIPTKRDKRSDSPMYSTTPLTRSGSLSKKSSLLKTSSVRVQTTSDPKRLVPLRSYADRYNDDSKESDQTLKKSKKFLKSLLSRRKSGKEEPLQDSVP
- the LOC123164437 gene encoding putative protein ABIL2 isoform X4 gives rise to the protein MVEAAGPFRRRGGTMEEVQMEEAFIFSQTIKDLKALRPQLYSAAEYFELAYTQEGGKQAVMSNLKEYAVKALINTVDHLGSISFKVSSLVDQKLDEVAEANLRASCIQQRAQTIQACVNREGLTQQSLVITAPKYHKRYILPGDGSVPNAVPNFSEMNKAKSRTTQMHQAFRAAASAAQTKNKDKQASFRKLRSIARAPSQSARSSSPAQHPRFVPLSDTAIPTKRDKRSDSPMYSTTPLTRSGSLSKKSSLLKTSSVRVQMQTTSDPKRLVPLRSYADRYNDDSKESDQTLKKSKKFLKSLLSRRKSGKEEPLQDSVP
- the LOC123164437 gene encoding putative protein ABIL2 isoform X1, whose product is MVEAAGPFRRRGGTMEEVQMEEAFIFSQTIKDLKALRPQLYSAAEYFELAYTQEGGKQAVMSNLKEYAVKALINTVDHLGSISFKVSSLVDQKLDEVAEANLRASCIQQRAQTIQACVNREGLTQQSLVITAPKYHKRYILPAGDGSVPNAVPNFSEMNKAKSRTTQMHQAFRAAAASAAQTKNKDKQASFRKLRSIARAPSQSARSSSPAQHPRFVPLSDTAIPTKRDKRSDSPMYSTTPLTRSGSLSKKSSLLKTSSVRVQMQTTSDPKRLVPLRSYADRYNDDSKESDQTLKKSKKFLKSLLSRRKSGKEEPLQDSVP